TATAATTAAAATTATTCTTAGAACACCATTCATATTGTTTATTTATTTCCTGGCTCACCATCATGCTAATGTTCTCTACATGCCATTTCTTTAGCCACTTTTTCAGGTTCATTTTTTTAATATGCCAATCAGAAATTGCTTCGACTGTTTTTCCCGGAGTTGACCTGTTAATTGTCAACAATCTTTCTACCACAACCTTAAATGGATTTTCGGTATTATCGGGATTTATATTAAATAATATATTTAAACTTACTTTATCCGGAAATTTTAAAACCATATCAAAAGCTTCCTGAAATGTTTTATGACAATGTCCGCAGCTTGGGCTTATAATTATGGTTAATTTCACTGCTGCATTTCTATTACCAAAATTCAGTCCTCTTAAATTTTCAAATCCATTTGAGAATAAAACTTTTTTGGACAAAAAATTCATTAATGAATAATTCCTTTTAAATTTTTTCAAATCCTTTAAGCTATTTTCGGTCTCTAAAACTCCTTTTAGCATTGATTTTGCGACTAACCATGTTGGCAAGAGAATAGCAAATGAAAATACAAACGGAAAAATACTTTCAAAGCTAAATGTCAATGTAAAAAGATCAGATGCAAACCATACGATACTTTGCACTAAAATCAAGAACGAAACTGCCAAACACATCATACACCACTTTTGAATCTCAAACTTCTGAATCCAAATTGAAGATACAATTACAGGAATTGTCAATAAGCTCAAAAAACCAATAAAAACGGCAGATTCTAATGGCTGTATTAAAACTGCAATAACACTGGAAGCAAAAAACAATAATGGCAAATCTGAAAAGCTAAATAACCTGTTTTTATTTTCCTCTTTGTAATTTAAAACTGAATTACATGATGAATTTGAAGTTAGATTACAAAACTTTGTAATTATACTATTTTTAAAACCTAATTTTTCCTGTACTATAAATACGCTAACTATAAGTCCTGTTATTGATGTTGCTAAAAAAACAAGACTAAACAAATCAAACGGGTTGTAAAAAAAAGCCAAACCTACTATTAGGATAAAAGGAAAAGAATACTTCAACCAATTATATTCAACTTTAAAGTTCTCTTTTGCTATTGCGTTATTTGGTTCAATTGCCACAATAACTCCATTCCAGTCTAAAAGAAATTTTTCGTATGAAATTTTTTTACTTCCTTTTTTTATTGTTGTAATACGAACATCATTTTTAAACTTTTCAACCAACGTAAGTTCCTCTTTAAAATAGGCAAGGAAATTTGTTGGCAAATCAACTATCTGTTCTTTCGAAACTCTAACAGCTGCATTTTCTATTGCCAATAAATCTAACGAATCTGTTATCGCAAATAAACTTGGATAATTAGGATGAGAAAGAAATAAATCTTTAAACTCATTTTTAATTTCCGAGTATCTGTTTATTTGGAGAAATTTTTGAATAAGTTTTAACATCTTTTTCGAATCGTTTAATTCATAATTACACTGCAAAGATTGCTGTTTTTATTGACAAAAATCTCGTGATAGCAGACATTTTATCAATTATACTACATACAATTTATAAATTATACCTATCAAAACAAAGTGTTAATCATCTGAATTATAATACATTACATCGACAAAATCTTCAACAAAACCCGCAAAAGCCAATTCTCGACCAAGCGTTTTGCTTTTTATCTAGCTTTGACATATCAGTAATCCAAACAGGGAAAAAGAGGAAAAAATCTAAAATAAAATTGAGATTTCTTTTGATAAAAAAAGCCTTAGAAAGACAAAAAAATATTTACTGAAACAAGCTTTAGAACCCTGTTTTTTTTTGTAAAAGCTACATAAAAACAAAAGCTTTAAGCTCCAAAAAAATAAAAACTAACCCCTTTATATCTCAAATTAATAATTAATCAACATGAAAAATTTGAAAAATATGAGGAAAAAAGCAATCAAAACGTAGTTTAAAAAGGAAGCCTCGGAATTATACCATAGGCTAAAGCCCCCAAAATAGCATGAAAAAACTGCTATTCTATCTTACAATATAAATCAATACATAACTATAATCTATTTATCATGACAACTAACAAAATGAAATTCGACAATTTTCAAGCCGAAAAATTATCTAAAACTCAACAAAAAACCGTGCGCGGTGGAGATACCGTAGGTGTAGATCCAACAGATCCAAAATACGATCCAACAAAAGGTGGAGGCACTGGAAATGGATAAAAATAAGCTCCAGATTAAATTAAATATTTTCGCAAAAGAATTAGAAATCCCAATTCTTTTGCGAAATATTTTTTTTATTGATCTTTAAAAACTAAATATTACTTGCAAATTGAGCCGGAGACACACCGGTTCTTTTACGAAATGATTTTGCAAACGAAACTGCATTTTTAAATCCGACACTTTCTGCAATTGCCTGAGTCGAATATTTACGATACATATGATTCGTAATCATCTCATTGATTACGTAGTTAATTTTAAGCTCATTAGAATATTCTCCAAATGACTTCCCAAATCTTTTATTAACAACGTAGGACAAATAAGTAGTGTTTGTTTTTATTTTTTTGGCAACATAAGGCAAAGTAAAATCAGCATTTAGATATTCTAATTTACTCTCGAGTGCCAATAGTTTTTCGACAATTTTATTTTCTTTGGCTTCGTCAATACTTAAATTAACATTTTCTTTTTTAAGCTGAACATCTTCCAATTCTTCCTTTTCATGCACGACCTCTTCGATAACCTCGTTTTCCTTTTTCTCCAGATTGGCTTTAAATTCTTCAATTAGAGCATTCATTTTTTTATGCGCTTTATTTTTATCCCGTATGTTTTTTACAAGTAAAAATATTATCCCAACAACAAGCAGGACATAGAATACTCTAAGAGCCTTATTCAGTAAAACTTCATTTTTATATTTCTCCTGAATAGTAACCATTTCGGTTCCCAAATCTTCCAGACCTAATTTATAGTTTACCTCCAGGGCTTCATCTCTTAATTTTGTTTCAGACTTTTCGTAACTATCCAGGTAAATTTTCGAATGTTTATAGGCCTGCTCAGGCTCATTCATTAAATTATAAATCTTTGCCTGTAAATAATTTGATTTTAAATAGCTTACATCCAGAGTTTTATTCTTTAACGAAATAGAATCTACTTTTCCAAAACATACCAAAGCTTTATCATATTTCTTATTCCAAAAATACAAGTCGCCTAAATTATAATTTGCAGCCTGAAACAATTGTTCAGAATTATTTTGTTTCGATAAAAACAAGATGTCAAAATATGTTTTTTCGGCATTTACAAGATCATTCTTTATCAAATAAATATTCCCTAAGCTCATTTTTGCAGTAATCTTATTGTTTACAAAATTCTCTGAATAAGTAACTGCTTTTTTATAAAAGTATTCAGCAGAATCCAGCAAATACATCTTATCGCGATTCTTCATATAATAACTTTCATATGAAGTACCTAAATTAATATTGATGTTACTTTTGCTGTTTTGAAACTGCTCTTTTGTATAGACACTTTCGTTTTTATTAATAAAGTCATTGTTTTGTCTCAAATTCTTGATGGACAATTGGTAATTTCCAATCTCCTCATTAATTAAAGCAATATTACTTTTAAACTTTACCATTTGGATAACATCATTCACTTCGGTAGAAAATTTGATCCCTTTTTGGTAATTATCTAGTGCTTTACCCAGATTGCCTCTTTTCCACTCTATTAACCCCTTATAATTATAAAGATAGCCTGCAACTTTTGTTTTCTCAGAAGAAGGAGGCATTTTATCTAAATATTGAAGTGCTGTTTTGTAACTTTGATCAGATTTGGCAACATTACCTTTGAGTTGGTATAAATACGAAGCTGCGCCGTTGGCAAAAGCCAAATGCTTGTCATTAGTAGATTTCATCAATTCTTTAGTGTATGCAAGACCCTGATCGAAATTTGAATTCATACTGAATCGAATTTTGTCCTGCAACTCTAAATATTCCTGTTCATTAATTTGAGTTTTTTGTGCAAACCCAATACTGAGAACATGAAAAAGTAAAAAAGAGATGATTAGCCTCATTTATCTGTTTTTGGTATTCAAAAATAGTTCTTATATTTTCAATAAACTAAAATTAATTTGCTTATCCATTGTTAATTTTGTTACAAAATTAAAATAATATAACAATTTTGAATTGTTTTGTTATATTTATATTACGTAAATTTGTTTTGAAAAATCTTATACAAAATGAAACCAGACTTATTTCAATCTCCAGATTATTACAACCTTGACGATTTATTAACAGATGAGCACAAATTGGTTCGCGAGTCTGCACGTGCATGGGTAAAAAGAGAAGTTTCTCCTATTATTGAAGAATACGCTCAAAAAGCAGAATTCCCAAAACAGATCATAAAAGGTCTGGGAGAAATTGGTGGATTCGGACCTTATATCCCTGTTGAATATGGTGGTGCCGGTTTAGATCAAATTTCATATGGTCTAATCATGCAGGAAATTGAGCGTGGTGATTCTGGTGTAAGATCAACCTCATCTGTGCAATCTTCTTTGGTAATGTATCCTATCTGGAAATATGGAAACGAAGAACAACGCATGAAATATTTACCAAAACTTGCAACTGGCGAATTTATAGGTTGTTTTGGTTTAACAGAACCTGATCATGGGTCTGATCCCGGAAGTATGATTACCAATTTTAAAGATATGGGAGATCATTATCTTTTAAATGGTGCAAAAATGTGGATCTCTAATGCCCCTTTTGCTGATATTGCAGTAGTTTGGGCAAAAAATGAGGACGGCAGAATTCATGGTTTAATTGTTGAACGTGGCATGGAAGGTTTTACAACTCCGGAAACGCATAACAAATGGTCTCTTCGTGCATCTGCAACCGGAGAATTAATTTTCGACAATGTAAAAGTTCCCAAAGAGAACCTGTTACCAAATAAATCAGGATTAGGAGCGCCGCTGGGATGCTTAGATTCTGCCAGATATGGCATAGCCTGGGGAGCAATTGGAGCTGCAATGGACTGTTATGATACTGCTTTAAGATATGCAAAAGAGAGAATCCAGTTTGGAAAACCAATTGGAGGCACACAATTGCAACAAAAAAAATTGGCCGAAATGATTACCGAAATCACAAAAGCACAATTATTAACCTGGCGCTTGGGCGTATTAAGAAACGAAGGAAGAGCAACAACAGCTCAGATTTCGATGGCAAAACGTAATAATGTTGATATGGCCATACATATTGCACGTGAAGCAAGACAAATGTTGGGCGGAATGGGAATTACAGGCGAATATTCGATTATGCGTCATATGATGAATCTGGAAAGTGTAATTACTTACGAAGGAACTCATGATATCCATTTGTTAATCACAGGAATGGATGTAACTGGAATTCCAGCTTTTAAATCATAAATAACTATTAAAATATATACAAAATCAATCTAAAAAGCTTCTTCTAAACGAGAAGCTTTTTATCTTTGCACAAAAATTTCCATTTCATGAATATTGAAACTATACACAATAGCATTCAACCTCAAAAAGAGCAACTTTTAAAACATTCATTATACAACAAAATCCAAACTATTGACGATTTACATAGCTTTGTAGAAAATCACGTTTTTGCAGTTTGGGATTTTATGTCACTATTAAAAGCATTACAAGCTAAACTTACCTGCACAACAACACCATGGTTTGCAACTAAAAACCCTGAAACCAGATATTTAATTAATGAAATTGTTCTTGCCGAAGAAACCGATTTAAGTATTGACGGAAGAAGACAAAGTCATTATGAAATGTATCTTGAAGCCATGCAGGATTGTGGCGCCAATACAACAGAAATTGATAAATTCCTAAACGAAGTAAATTCTCTTCATAATATTTTTGTTGCCATAAAACAAAGCTCATTGCACCCTGAAATAAAAGCTTTTCTGGATTTCACTTTCAGAGTTATTGAAGAAGGAAAACCGCATCAGATTGCCGCTGCATTTACTTTTGGAAGAGAAGACCTGATTCCGAGTATGTTTACTGAAATTCTTAAAAACTTTCAAAAAAACCTGCCGGACGTCGATTTAAAAAAATTGCTTTATTATTTTGAAAGACATATCGAATTAGACGCAGATGAGCACGGCCCAATGGCAATGCGAATGATTACCGATTTATGTGAAGATGATGCGCAAAAATGGAAAGAAGTAGAAGAAGTTTCGATTCTTGCATTAGAAAAACGTATTGGACTCTGGAATGCCATTGAAGAAGAAATTCTTTTAAAAGCAGAAATGGTCTAAAAATGATAACGAGGTATTTTTTACCTCGTTTTTTATTTTAAAAACAAACAAAAATTCTTTTCCGTATCTTTGATATTCATTGATTGTAAACCAGATACAAAATGAAAATTGCAGATTTCAGTCCAACAGAACCATTAACACCTTTTATAAAGACTTACAGAATTATCGAAAGTCAGGACGAATTGGTTAACCGCGTTTTGCCTGGCACTTCCCTCTCGATCGCTTTTAGATGCAAAGGAGAAGTCAATTTTATTAAAGAGAATCACCACGATAAATTACCCGTTTCAACAATTTCAGGAATTCGTAAATCAGTACGTTTAATTCATTATTCTAAAAATACAACTACTATAGTTGTTTTGTTTAAAGAAGCCGGAGCAACAGCATTTTTTAAAGAACCTCTTCATGAGTTGTTTGAAGAAAGTGTTTCACTTGATAATTTTATTCCGCAGCAAAAAATAAACCTGATAGAAGAACTTTTAGCCGAGGCAAAAACAAACGATCAAAAAATTGCCATTATAGAACAATTTCTATTATCAAAATTGTACTCTTACAAACCCGATAAATTAATTTCGGCTGCTATCTCAATCATTCAGTCCAAAAAAGGAATTGTCAAAATAAAAGAACTTGCTGACGCTCTTTTTATCAGTCAGGATGCTTTCGAAAAGAGATTCAGAAAAACAATAGGATCATCGCCAAAACAATTCTGCAATGTTGTTAGAATAAAAGCAATTATCGATCAAAAACAGCATAATAAAAACCTCATCGATCTGGCAATTGATGCAGGTTATTTTGACCAGCCCCATTTTAATAAAGATTTTAAATTATTTACAGGACAAACTCCAACGGAGTTTTTCAGCTTTCCTTCTTTTTGGTAAATCAATGATTTTTTACAATGAATTAGTTTCTACAATTCTCAATTTTACTTCAACAAAAATGGAGAAATATGAAAACAAATTTTTTAATCGGAATCGTCTGCCTGACATTGTTTAGTTACAAAGCTAGTGCGCAGACAACAAGTACTAATTTACAAACAGAAACCCAAAAATCAGAAAGCATGAAACAAATCTTTATTGATAAATTTATCGTACCCGAAAAATCAAAACAAGAATTTCTAAAAAGAGTAAGCATTAACAGAAATATCATAAAACAACTAAACGGATTTGTAAAAGATGACGCTTACGAACGTACAGATGACAAAGGAAATTTAATTTATATGACTATTGCAGTTTGGGAAAACGAAACTGTTTTAAAAAAAGCAAAAGAAATAGTTCAGGCCAACTATAAAAAAGAAGGGTTTGATATTGCCGAAATGTTTGAAAGATTAAACATCACAATGGAAAGGAATGTTTACAACGAAGCCGGAAAACCATAACAAACTATTTAACGTAACTATTTATTTAAAATGACACCAAACTTAATTTCTTCAGATTATGAAACCGCATTTCAAACAAATCGTTACGTTAATTCTCTCTGTCTTTTTACTGAGCTGCAGTACAGACGACTCTAATTCAGAGACTTCTATTCCTCCTACAGTTGAGACTCCAACAATTCCTATTGCTAAATCTATAAACTATCTCGCTTTGGGCGATAGTTATACTATTGGTCAAAGTGTTTGCGAAACTTGCCGATTTCCGGAACAACTCAAAACCAAATTGAAAGGATTTTATCCTGAAACAGATTTTTCTTTAAAAATAATTGCAACAACAGGCTGGACAACCTCCGATTTAATTTCGGCAATCAATACCCAAAATCCGGAATCAAATTATGATTTGGTCACACTTTTAATTGGGGTTAATAATCAATACCAACATTTGGACTTTTCTGTATACAAAAAAGAGTTTCCACAGCTATTAAACAAAGCAATTGCTCTGGCAAAAGGTGAAAGCAAAAATGTAATTGTACTTTCGATTCCCGACTATACTTATACTCCATTTGCCTCAAATTACAGTGATGCAAACCGAATGAAAATATCAAATGAAATAAATAACTACAACTCTTTTGCAGAAAGTTACTGCTCCTCTAAAAACGTTACTTTTATTTCGATCACAGATATTACAAGGCAAGGCCTAAACAATTCAAGTTTAGTCGCATCAGACGGTCTTCATCCTTCTGAAACTGCTTACAGAATGTTTGTTGAACGTATGTTGCCAATAGTAAAAGTAGCTTTACAAGATTAATTTTTTTAAATTTGAATATCTCTTTTTAGATTAGCAACAAATCTCTTTATGCAAGTTTCACCTTCAAAAGAATTATTACCTTATATTAAACATTATCTGTTTTTAGATAATACAGAAACTGCTTTACAAAAATTTCGCCTCTTTTCTGATGGTAATACCGGTCTTGTATTTTCTATAAAAAGCAAACTCATTTCTGGAATTAATAAATATGAAATAAAAGAATATCTGCCCGCTTCCTTTTTATATGGACAGCTTAACGGCTTTAAAGATCTTTATTCAGAGAACGAAATTACCCTTATTATTGTCGTTTTTCAACCCAGCGGAATAAACCAATTATTAGGAATTCCTGCCAGTGAGTTTCACGATTCTATTATTCCTGTTGAGGATATATTTGACGAAAAAATTACGATGCTTCAGGAGAGGTTATTCGAACAAAATAATCAAATTCGTGTTGAACTGCTTAATTGTTTTTTCAGGTCATTAATCTCAAAAAAAACAGCTTCAAATCAGTTTATAATAGATCATTCTTTAAACTTTATCATTAGTAACAAAGGGCATTTCTCTATAAAACAATTAGTAGAATACACAGGTTATACCGAAAGACATCTGGAAAGAAAATTCAAAGAATGTGTGGGATTAAATCCTAAGAAATTTGGAAACGTTGTAAGACTACATCATTTTCTAAAATTATTAAAAGGCAGATCTGACGATACCAATCTAACCACCATTTGTTATGATGCCGGATTTTCTGACCAGTCGCACTTAATAAAAGAATTTAGAAAGCATACCGGAATAACTCCAACCGAATACATTTACAACAGCGGAAAGTTAACTAACAATCTTATCAAAAGATTTCCTCCTTTGTCATTCTAAAATGTCGGTTTTATACAATTTATAAAATGTTGCTGTTGCTATTTTTGACTAAAATTAATAGCACACAAAATGAAAAATCTAAAAATAGCCACAGCTCAGTTTGAAAACAAAAGCGGCGACAAAAACTATAATTTATCTGTAATCGAAAATCTTTCTCAAAAAGCAGCTGCCGAAGGTTGCGATGTGATTTCGTTTCACGAATGTTCTATAACCGGATATACCTTTGCAAGGAATTTATCAAAAGAACAAATGTTAGACTTGGCAGAACTGATTCCGAGTGGAGAAAGCATTTTAAAATTGATCGAAATTGCCAAAAACAACAACATTGTAATATTAGCAGGACTCTTTGAAAAAGACGATAACAACAATCTCTTCAAAGCTTATGTTTGTGTAGACAAAAATGGTTTAGTAGCCAAATACCGAAAATTACATCCGTTTATAAATCCGTACTTAACGCCCGGAGATCGTTATTGTATTTTTGAAATTGAGGGCTGGAAATGTGGCATTCTTATTTGTTACGACAATAATATTATAGAAAATGTTCGTGCGACAAAACTTCTAGGAGCCGATATTATCTTTATGCCTCACGTAACCATGTGCACGCCTTCTACCCGACCTGGCGCTGGTTTTGTAGCACCGCAGCTTTGGGAAAACCGCGAAGCCGACCCAACTTCGTTACGATTAGAATTTGACGGAATGAAAGGCCGCGACTGGTTAATGAAATGGCTTCCGGCAAGGGCTTATGATAATGCCATTTATGCTGTTTTCTCAAACCCGATTGGCATGGACGATGATCAGTTAAAAAACGGCTGTTCTATGATTATTGATCCTTTTGGAGATATTCTGGCAGAATGTAGAACTTTTGATGATTCTTTTGCAACGGCAGTACTTACCCCGGAAAAATGTATTCAGGCAGGAGGAAATCGTT
The sequence above is drawn from the Flavobacterium sp. N2038 genome and encodes:
- a CDS encoding vitamin K epoxide reductase family protein, with product MLKLIQKFLQINRYSEIKNEFKDLFLSHPNYPSLFAITDSLDLLAIENAAVRVSKEQIVDLPTNFLAYFKEELTLVEKFKNDVRITTIKKGSKKISYEKFLLDWNGVIVAIEPNNAIAKENFKVEYNWLKYSFPFILIVGLAFFYNPFDLFSLVFLATSITGLIVSVFIVQEKLGFKNSIITKFCNLTSNSSCNSVLNYKEENKNRLFSFSDLPLLFFASSVIAVLIQPLESAVFIGFLSLLTIPVIVSSIWIQKFEIQKWCMMCLAVSFLILVQSIVWFASDLFTLTFSFESIFPFVFSFAILLPTWLVAKSMLKGVLETENSLKDLKKFKRNYSLMNFLSKKVLFSNGFENLRGLNFGNRNAAVKLTIIISPSCGHCHKTFQEAFDMVLKFPDKVSLNILFNINPDNTENPFKVVVERLLTINRSTPGKTVEAISDWHIKKMNLKKWLKKWHVENISMMVSQEINKQYEWCSKNNFNYTPVRIVNEKLFPAEYELSELKYFLNDLTDEKETILEKIA
- a CDS encoding rSAM-modified peptide, with translation MTTNKMKFDNFQAEKLSKTQQKTVRGGDTVGVDPTDPKYDPTKGGGTGNG
- a CDS encoding helix-turn-helix domain-containing protein, producing MRLIISFLLFHVLSIGFAQKTQINEQEYLELQDKIRFSMNSNFDQGLAYTKELMKSTNDKHLAFANGAASYLYQLKGNVAKSDQSYKTALQYLDKMPPSSEKTKVAGYLYNYKGLIEWKRGNLGKALDNYQKGIKFSTEVNDVIQMVKFKSNIALINEEIGNYQLSIKNLRQNNDFINKNESVYTKEQFQNSKSNININLGTSYESYYMKNRDKMYLLDSAEYFYKKAVTYSENFVNNKITAKMSLGNIYLIKNDLVNAEKTYFDILFLSKQNNSEQLFQAANYNLGDLYFWNKKYDKALVCFGKVDSISLKNKTLDVSYLKSNYLQAKIYNLMNEPEQAYKHSKIYLDSYEKSETKLRDEALEVNYKLGLEDLGTEMVTIQEKYKNEVLLNKALRVFYVLLVVGIIFLLVKNIRDKNKAHKKMNALIEEFKANLEKKENEVIEEVVHEKEELEDVQLKKENVNLSIDEAKENKIVEKLLALESKLEYLNADFTLPYVAKKIKTNTTYLSYVVNKRFGKSFGEYSNELKINYVINEMITNHMYRKYSTQAIAESVGFKNAVSFAKSFRKRTGVSPAQFASNI
- a CDS encoding acyl-CoA dehydrogenase family protein, which gives rise to MKPDLFQSPDYYNLDDLLTDEHKLVRESARAWVKREVSPIIEEYAQKAEFPKQIIKGLGEIGGFGPYIPVEYGGAGLDQISYGLIMQEIERGDSGVRSTSSVQSSLVMYPIWKYGNEEQRMKYLPKLATGEFIGCFGLTEPDHGSDPGSMITNFKDMGDHYLLNGAKMWISNAPFADIAVVWAKNEDGRIHGLIVERGMEGFTTPETHNKWSLRASATGELIFDNVKVPKENLLPNKSGLGAPLGCLDSARYGIAWGAIGAAMDCYDTALRYAKERIQFGKPIGGTQLQQKKLAEMITEITKAQLLTWRLGVLRNEGRATTAQISMAKRNNVDMAIHIAREARQMLGGMGITGEYSIMRHMMNLESVITYEGTHDIHLLITGMDVTGIPAFKS
- a CDS encoding DUF3050 domain-containing protein — encoded protein: MNIETIHNSIQPQKEQLLKHSLYNKIQTIDDLHSFVENHVFAVWDFMSLLKALQAKLTCTTTPWFATKNPETRYLINEIVLAEETDLSIDGRRQSHYEMYLEAMQDCGANTTEIDKFLNEVNSLHNIFVAIKQSSLHPEIKAFLDFTFRVIEEGKPHQIAAAFTFGREDLIPSMFTEILKNFQKNLPDVDLKKLLYYFERHIELDADEHGPMAMRMITDLCEDDAQKWKEVEEVSILALEKRIGLWNAIEEEILLKAEMV
- a CDS encoding helix-turn-helix transcriptional regulator; amino-acid sequence: MKIADFSPTEPLTPFIKTYRIIESQDELVNRVLPGTSLSIAFRCKGEVNFIKENHHDKLPVSTISGIRKSVRLIHYSKNTTTIVVLFKEAGATAFFKEPLHELFEESVSLDNFIPQQKINLIEELLAEAKTNDQKIAIIEQFLLSKLYSYKPDKLISAAISIIQSKKGIVKIKELADALFISQDAFEKRFRKTIGSSPKQFCNVVRIKAIIDQKQHNKNLIDLAIDAGYFDQPHFNKDFKLFTGQTPTEFFSFPSFW
- a CDS encoding SGNH/GDSL hydrolase family protein, which translates into the protein MKPHFKQIVTLILSVFLLSCSTDDSNSETSIPPTVETPTIPIAKSINYLALGDSYTIGQSVCETCRFPEQLKTKLKGFYPETDFSLKIIATTGWTTSDLISAINTQNPESNYDLVTLLIGVNNQYQHLDFSVYKKEFPQLLNKAIALAKGESKNVIVLSIPDYTYTPFASNYSDANRMKISNEINNYNSFAESYCSSKNVTFISITDITRQGLNNSSLVASDGLHPSETAYRMFVERMLPIVKVALQD
- a CDS encoding helix-turn-helix domain-containing protein, with product MQVSPSKELLPYIKHYLFLDNTETALQKFRLFSDGNTGLVFSIKSKLISGINKYEIKEYLPASFLYGQLNGFKDLYSENEITLIIVVFQPSGINQLLGIPASEFHDSIIPVEDIFDEKITMLQERLFEQNNQIRVELLNCFFRSLISKKTASNQFIIDHSLNFIISNKGHFSIKQLVEYTGYTERHLERKFKECVGLNPKKFGNVVRLHHFLKLLKGRSDDTNLTTICYDAGFSDQSHLIKEFRKHTGITPTEYIYNSGKLTNNLIKRFPPLSF
- a CDS encoding nitrilase family protein, whose product is MKNLKIATAQFENKSGDKNYNLSVIENLSQKAAAEGCDVISFHECSITGYTFARNLSKEQMLDLAELIPSGESILKLIEIAKNNNIVILAGLFEKDDNNNLFKAYVCVDKNGLVAKYRKLHPFINPYLTPGDRYCIFEIEGWKCGILICYDNNIIENVRATKLLGADIIFMPHVTMCTPSTRPGAGFVAPQLWENREADPTSLRLEFDGMKGRDWLMKWLPARAYDNAIYAVFSNPIGMDDDQLKNGCSMIIDPFGDILAECRTFDDSFATAVLTPEKCIQAGGNRYIKARRPELYSDIIGQNHKSEQNVVWLNSDKKSIN